One window of Candidatus Methylarchaceae archaeon HK02M2 genomic DNA carries:
- a CDS encoding phosphoribosyltransferase, whose product MPSLKEIDEMLLELAKKIKESKFEPDILIGISRGGLIPAAVLSDRLNVESEIVGVEYYSGVKETKKRPEITQQILSDLDGKKVLIVDDVADMGHSLQLVKDYIKKKGVKEMRVCTLHYKPWSIVKPEYFLKETEAWIIYPWEIKETVIDLIKKLKERGLTESEAKVLIQKKGVPKKVIDNFLG is encoded by the coding sequence ATGCCAAGTCTGAAAGAAATTGATGAAATGCTTTTGGAACTCGCCAAGAAGATAAAAGAGAGTAAATTTGAGCCAGACATTCTTATAGGTATATCAAGAGGGGGGCTCATACCAGCAGCGGTTCTATCAGATAGGCTAAATGTAGAAAGTGAGATAGTAGGTGTAGAATATTACAGTGGTGTTAAAGAGACAAAGAAAAGGCCAGAGATCACTCAGCAGATACTATCTGATCTTGACGGGAAGAAAGTTTTGATAGTCGACGACGTAGCAGATATGGGCCATAGTCTTCAGTTAGTTAAGGATTATATAAAAAAGAAAGGAGTGAAGGAGATGAGAGTCTGCACTCTCCATTACAAACCATGGTCTATAGTCAAGCCTGAATATTTTTTAAAAGAGACGGAAGCATGGATAATATATCCTTGGGAAATAAAAGAGACAGTCATCGATCTTATTAAAAAGTTGAAAGAAAGGGGATTAACAGAATCCGAAGCCAAGGTATTAATACAGAAAAAAGGAGTTCCAAAGAAAGTTATTGATAATTTTCTAGGTTAA
- a CDS encoding sodium-translocating pyrophosphatase: protein MLYNPLELLAPIAGIVALLFAIYLAWYVNRFKVENPKMEELQKAIRDGSKAYLKRQYKTISVISIIITILLFFAFDFPNHQGIPFISFAFLIGAGFSLLAGYVGMDVATRANAKVAYSVRYGLDIPLKLAYYGGLVMGLFNVGLSLLAVTGLFYLYGSPELIVSLGFGASLSALFAQLGGGIYTKAADVGADIVGKIEAGIPEDDPRNPAVIADNVGDNVGDIAGRGADLFESMTAENIGAMLVGLSLFVVTGNFFFVVFPLLVRAVGIFGTILGVPFIRARNFKDPMIPMRNGMIATTLIVVLGLYFLVSNTILSINLYLAALTGVLMSILIFLITDYYTSKKYRPVKEIASSSTTGPAVNIISGFSVSLESTALPVIAIVITILIGYYLGGLFSLEVGGISWHEGGVYGTAVATMGMLSVAGMILGMDGFGPIVDNAAGLAEMSGAEKETRDRMDAFDAAGNTTKALTKGYALGSAGLAALLLFQAYLTDYARVIGIPSTEVIVDIVQPEIIGALFIGGLLPFIFSAYAIKAVGKAAFKVVEEVRRQFREIPGLMEGKAKPDYSKCVDISTLWAQREMIIPGIMPVVVPLIVGFILGPVAVGAFLISATVSGTLLAFLMNTGGASWDNAKKLVEAGAFGGKGSEAHKAAVVGDTFGDPLKDCAGPSLHVLVKLINTISLTFVLLFVLYSIV from the coding sequence ATGTTGTATAATCCATTAGAATTATTGGCACCTATAGCAGGTATCGTTGCCCTTCTATTTGCCATATACTTAGCATGGTATGTAAATCGTTTTAAAGTCGAAAATCCAAAGATGGAGGAATTACAGAAGGCAATAAGAGATGGATCAAAGGCCTACCTTAAGAGACAGTACAAGACGATATCGGTTATATCGATCATAATCACTATCCTTCTATTTTTTGCCTTTGACTTTCCAAATCATCAAGGAATTCCATTCATATCTTTCGCTTTTCTTATTGGAGCTGGGTTCTCTTTACTTGCAGGGTATGTAGGAATGGATGTAGCTACTCGAGCAAATGCGAAAGTGGCTTATTCAGTGAGATACGGTCTTGATATTCCACTGAAATTAGCTTACTATGGCGGCCTTGTCATGGGTCTATTCAATGTAGGACTAAGTCTTCTAGCAGTGACCGGTCTCTTCTATCTTTACGGCAGTCCAGAGTTGATAGTGAGTCTGGGGTTCGGAGCTAGCCTATCGGCTTTATTCGCCCAACTTGGAGGAGGAATTTATACAAAGGCTGCCGATGTAGGAGCTGATATCGTCGGCAAGATTGAGGCTGGGATTCCCGAAGACGACCCTAGAAATCCTGCAGTCATAGCCGATAATGTCGGTGACAATGTAGGAGATATCGCAGGTAGGGGTGCTGACCTATTTGAGTCTATGACTGCTGAAAACATAGGTGCCATGCTTGTAGGCTTATCTCTATTTGTTGTTACTGGCAACTTCTTCTTTGTTGTATTTCCCCTATTAGTTAGGGCGGTAGGTATCTTTGGTACGATCCTAGGTGTACCCTTCATCAGAGCTCGCAATTTCAAGGACCCCATGATACCTATGAGAAATGGAATGATAGCCACTACCCTTATTGTTGTCTTAGGGCTCTACTTTCTTGTATCAAATACGATACTTAGTATCAATCTATACTTAGCAGCCCTTACAGGGGTCTTGATGAGCATCCTCATCTTCTTAATAACAGATTACTATACCTCGAAAAAATACAGACCAGTTAAAGAGATCGCCAGTTCTTCTACAACAGGACCTGCAGTCAATATCATCAGCGGTTTCTCAGTCTCATTGGAGAGTACTGCCTTACCTGTAATAGCTATAGTCATAACTATCCTCATAGGATACTATCTTGGCGGGCTTTTCAGTCTTGAAGTTGGAGGCATATCTTGGCATGAAGGTGGAGTATATGGCACAGCCGTGGCCACTATGGGGATGCTTTCAGTAGCTGGTATGATTCTTGGCATGGATGGATTTGGGCCTATTGTCGATAACGCTGCAGGCTTAGCAGAGATGTCTGGTGCAGAGAAAGAGACGAGAGATAGGATGGATGCTTTCGATGCTGCTGGCAATACTACAAAAGCTCTTACAAAAGGCTATGCTTTAGGTTCAGCAGGTTTGGCTGCTCTCTTACTCTTTCAAGCTTATCTGACGGACTATGCACGTGTTATAGGTATACCCTCAACCGAGGTAATCGTCGATATTGTTCAGCCCGAGATAATTGGAGCTTTATTCATTGGTGGCCTTCTCCCGTTTATCTTCAGTGCATACGCCATTAAGGCTGTAGGTAAGGCTGCGTTCAAGGTCGTTGAAGAAGTAAGAAGGCAGTTCAGAGAGATACCAGGTCTGATGGAGGGAAAAGCTAAACCAGATTACTCTAAATGTGTAGACATCAGTACATTATGGGCTCAAAGAGAGATGATAATCCCTGGCATTATGCCTGTTGTAGTACCTTTGATAGTTGGCTTCATTTTGGGACCTGTAGCTGTCGGGGCATTTCTCATAAGTGCGACTGTAAGTGGTACGCTACTCGCATTTTTAATGAATACTGGGGGGGCTTCATGGGACAATGCAAAGAAACTTGTAGAAGCAGGTGCCTTTGGTGGTAAAGGATCGGAAGCCCACAAAGCAGCAGTAGTAGGAGATACTTTTGGAGATCCATTGAAGGATTGTGCAGGGCCTTCGTTACATGTACTTGTAAAGCTGATAAATACGATATCTTTAACCTTCGTACTGCTCTTTGTCCTGTATTCGATAGTATAA
- the ade gene encoding adenine deaminase yields MELDVNIILHGNLVNVYTGMISESYVGIKDKIITYVGSDPIRSKERIELGSKYILPGFINAHMHIESSLMIPSQFARIVVPRGTTCVIADAHEIANVKGIDGMKFMLSDSRRAPLKAYFMIPSCVPATHLETSGAEIGIDEIKKLSRFKRIIGLGEFMDFPGIINKKEKDLEKINTCKDMVIDGHAPMLRGRDLCTYISAGIFSDHECTTKEEALEKLSLGMWIMIREGTAERNLTELVKIVSKENSRHFMLVTDDKDAGDLLVEGDVDHNLRKAVREGVNPIDAIRMVTLNPAEYYCLRHLGGVSPGKSADIVVVNDLKDFSAELVMIDGKIVAREGRYLIKDKEVSIKKSIRETMNLKEIHPDDLAITYGKKKNVTVRVIGAIEDQIYTKGLEHDLKVERKHLYSDPDSDVIKICVAERHKDSGRIGKGFVKGFGLKEGAIASSVSHDSHNIIVVGTDDQDMCVAVNKLKQMGGGFIAVNDEKILEKLPLPVAGLMSTWNAEDIVVNLNNLHEEVAKLGCSLNSPFMTLSFLALPVIPELKITDFGLVDVNKFDFVPLIINK; encoded by the coding sequence TTGGAACTTGATGTCAACATCATTTTACATGGAAACTTGGTCAATGTATATACAGGTATGATATCGGAGTCTTACGTAGGAATTAAAGACAAGATCATTACATATGTAGGTAGCGATCCAATAAGATCAAAAGAGAGGATAGAACTAGGATCTAAGTATATCCTGCCAGGTTTCATCAATGCCCACATGCATATAGAAAGCTCCTTGATGATTCCCAGCCAGTTTGCAAGAATCGTTGTACCTAGAGGCACTACTTGTGTTATAGCAGACGCTCATGAAATAGCAAATGTCAAGGGCATAGATGGCATGAAATTCATGTTAAGCGATTCTAGAAGAGCTCCTTTGAAGGCCTATTTTATGATACCTTCCTGTGTCCCAGCAACACACCTTGAAACTTCGGGTGCTGAAATTGGCATAGATGAAATCAAGAAACTTAGTAGATTTAAGCGGATAATCGGACTGGGTGAATTCATGGACTTCCCAGGTATAATCAACAAGAAAGAAAAAGATCTTGAAAAGATCAATACTTGTAAAGATATGGTCATCGATGGCCATGCTCCTATGCTCAGAGGTAGAGATCTTTGCACGTATATCTCTGCTGGAATATTCTCAGATCATGAATGTACGACGAAGGAAGAAGCTTTGGAAAAATTATCCCTTGGAATGTGGATCATGATAAGGGAAGGTACCGCAGAAAGAAATCTTACTGAGCTTGTAAAGATTGTATCTAAAGAGAATTCAAGGCATTTTATGTTAGTTACCGATGATAAAGATGCCGGAGATTTATTGGTGGAGGGGGATGTCGACCATAATTTAAGAAAAGCTGTTCGCGAGGGGGTAAATCCGATCGACGCAATTAGAATGGTGACCTTAAACCCTGCTGAATATTACTGTCTCAGGCATTTGGGAGGTGTTTCTCCAGGGAAGAGTGCAGATATCGTAGTAGTGAACGATCTTAAAGATTTCAGTGCAGAACTCGTCATGATAGATGGCAAGATAGTTGCGAGGGAGGGCAGATACTTGATAAAAGACAAAGAAGTCTCTATCAAAAAATCCATTAGGGAGACTATGAACCTAAAGGAAATCCATCCTGATGACTTGGCTATAACTTATGGTAAAAAGAAAAATGTTACTGTTAGAGTTATAGGTGCTATCGAAGATCAGATATATACTAAAGGATTAGAGCACGATTTGAAGGTAGAGCGGAAACATCTCTATTCAGACCCTGATAGTGATGTGATAAAAATCTGTGTGGCAGAGAGGCATAAAGACAGTGGAAGAATTGGAAAGGGTTTTGTAAAAGGTTTTGGTCTTAAAGAAGGTGCCATTGCCTCAAGTGTATCTCATGATTCTCATAACATAATCGTAGTAGGAACAGATGATCAGGATATGTGTGTAGCAGTAAATAAGTTGAAGCAGATGGGAGGGGGGTTCATTGCTGTAAATGATGAAAAAATTCTTGAGAAGCTACCCCTGCCTGTTGCTGGTCTTATGTCTACATGGAATGCTGAAGACATCGTAGTAAACTTAAATAATCTTCATGAAGAAGTGGCAAAACTAGGTTGTAGCTTAAACTCACCTTTTATGACCCTTTCATTCTTAGCACTGCCTGTGATCCCAGAGTTAAAGATAACAGACTTTGGACTGGTTGATGTAAATAAATTCGATTTTGTTCCATTGATTATAAATAAGTAA
- a CDS encoding flippase-like domain-containing protein, which yields MILQIDIEQLYEAIIGSSPIWLAYYLLLMVPFFLLRAWRWRILLTPVKKYVKLSSTFWITMVGFMVNVLIPLRLGGEFVRAFAMDGKEKTGFFGTLSSVVVERVLDLFGITLLGVIGIFLIPEEINMPYWFVDSLKIVGIFVVIAIVGLMLGTRYDIFLLDLIKKIIYAIPKLPHKWQDKIISFSKSIINGAKGLSQNSSTLLFTLISTLVIWSMASLSTFLIFKAFNYEVPITIILLGSMLVQLSFIFPAPPGYLGTYEAFWMAIFIGLGLSNINLIFTTAIVSHILSNMFIITTGSIGVASMGLSFEKVMKMKSTQS from the coding sequence ATGATCTTGCAGATTGATATTGAGCAACTTTATGAAGCTATTATAGGGTCATCCCCTATTTGGCTTGCTTATTACCTTTTATTAATGGTGCCATTCTTCCTACTCAGAGCATGGCGCTGGCGAATACTTCTAACTCCTGTTAAGAAGTATGTTAAGTTGTCTAGTACTTTCTGGATAACCATGGTTGGATTTATGGTAAATGTTCTCATCCCACTACGTCTAGGTGGAGAATTTGTAAGAGCTTTTGCAATGGATGGTAAAGAGAAGACAGGTTTCTTTGGAACCTTGTCATCAGTTGTTGTTGAAAGAGTGTTAGATCTTTTTGGCATAACATTATTGGGTGTGATAGGGATATTCTTGATCCCTGAAGAAATAAACATGCCTTATTGGTTTGTAGATTCTCTTAAAATTGTAGGTATATTTGTGGTGATAGCCATAGTGGGTTTGATGCTTGGGACTAGATACGATATTTTTTTACTTGATCTTATTAAAAAAATTATCTATGCAATTCCAAAGTTGCCACATAAATGGCAAGATAAAATCATTAGTTTTTCAAAATCAATAATTAATGGGGCAAAAGGTTTGAGCCAAAACTCTTCAACACTACTCTTCACTTTAATTTCAACTCTTGTAATATGGAGTATGGCTTCTTTATCAACTTTCTTGATATTCAAAGCTTTTAATTACGAAGTTCCTATAACTATCATTCTTCTTGGAAGTATGCTAGTTCAGTTATCATTCATCTTTCCTGCCCCACCAGGATACTTGGGCACTTATGAGGCTTTTTGGATGGCTATTTTCATCGGACTAGGCTTATCAAATATTAATTTAATATTTACAACCGCAATCGTCAGCCACATATTGAGCAATATGTTCATAATAACAACGGGATCGATAGGAGTAGCATCGATGGGTCTTTCTTTTGAGAAAGTGATGAAGATGAAGTCTACACAATCTTAA
- a CDS encoding redox-regulated ATPase YchF: MPIKIGLIGKTNTGKTTFFNSATLRSAEVSTYPFTTKSPNLGTGNAVTLCVHKEFKVDDNPKNSICIEGWRFIPIELIDLPGLIKGAWTGKGLGNQFLSIAAQSDALLHIVDTSGGIDAGGRITEPGTGDPLADIGDIEEELVMWYLKLIERNKSRIYKLMKSGIDLPTAMVEVLRGIGVKESHVKTTLLETKLEAKDFEKWSEEATKNFAWVLRDISKPTLILANKMDLPTSAENFKRIQDEYSDMIIVPASAEAELTLRRAEQKGFIKYVPGEERFEILNRSALTDRQKWALRFIRKAVLGEYMRTGVQFAINVAVFKLLKMNSVYPVYDAKKLSDKHGNILPDVFLLPSGSTVSELAKEVHSDLARGLLYALDARSGLRLPSDYVIKDRDVLSIVSTSKKK; this comes from the coding sequence ATGCCTATCAAAATAGGGCTAATCGGTAAAACAAACACTGGTAAGACAACGTTCTTTAATTCAGCTACACTTCGATCCGCTGAAGTATCAACTTATCCCTTTACTACTAAATCACCTAATTTAGGGACAGGCAATGCTGTTACTTTATGTGTACATAAGGAGTTTAAAGTTGATGATAACCCAAAGAACTCTATCTGCATCGAAGGTTGGCGATTTATACCTATCGAGTTGATTGACCTTCCAGGATTGATAAAAGGTGCTTGGACAGGGAAGGGTTTGGGTAACCAGTTCTTATCTATAGCAGCTCAATCAGATGCTCTTTTACATATAGTTGATACTTCTGGTGGTATAGATGCTGGGGGTAGAATTACTGAGCCAGGAACAGGTGATCCTCTTGCAGATATTGGAGACATAGAAGAAGAGCTTGTGATGTGGTATCTTAAATTGATTGAAAGGAACAAGAGTAGAATCTATAAGTTGATGAAATCTGGAATCGATTTGCCTACAGCAATGGTCGAAGTGCTAAGGGGAATAGGTGTGAAAGAGAGTCATGTAAAAACAACTTTATTGGAGACTAAACTCGAGGCTAAAGATTTTGAAAAATGGTCTGAGGAAGCTACTAAAAATTTTGCATGGGTGTTAAGGGACATCTCCAAACCAACGTTGATACTTGCAAATAAAATGGATCTCCCAACTTCAGCCGAGAATTTTAAACGTATCCAAGATGAATATTCAGATATGATCATAGTGCCTGCCAGTGCTGAAGCTGAATTGACATTGAGAAGAGCTGAGCAAAAAGGTTTCATCAAATATGTTCCTGGTGAGGAGAGGTTCGAGATTCTTAATCGCTCAGCTCTTACTGATAGGCAGAAGTGGGCTCTAAGATTTATTCGAAAGGCTGTATTAGGAGAGTATATGAGAACTGGTGTGCAATTCGCAATAAATGTTGCAGTATTCAAATTACTTAAGATGAATAGCGTATATCCCGTTTATGATGCTAAAAAGTTATCAGACAAACATGGTAATATACTCCCTGATGTCTTCTTACTACCCTCCGGATCAACCGTATCTGAACTCGCTAAAGAAGTTCATTCAGACCTTGCAAGAGGTCTACTCTATGCTTTAGATGCTAGAAGTGGTTTGAGATTACCCTCAGATTATGTGATTAAGGATAGAGATGTTCTCTCGATAGTCTCTACTTCTAAGAAGAAATAA
- a CDS encoding DUF211 domain-containing protein, with amino-acid sequence MVIDSLKPRETTILDLSTALCEVEGVEEVDITVTEVDVKTETIKLTIKGTNVAHEELTKVMTEHGTIVRSLDEIFVTRVKESQDE; translated from the coding sequence ATGGTTATAGATTCGCTAAAACCTCGTGAGACTACAATTTTAGATCTATCTACGGCTCTATGTGAAGTTGAGGGAGTTGAAGAAGTGGATATAACTGTCACTGAAGTCGACGTAAAGACTGAGACCATAAAATTGACGATAAAGGGCACGAATGTAGCTCATGAAGAACTGACTAAAGTCATGACTGAACATGGGACTATCGTAAGAAGTTTGGATGAAATCTTCGTTACTCGAGTTAAAGAGAGCCAAGATGAATAA
- a CDS encoding MBL fold metallo-hydrolase has product MGNKISIKSKNGILIDYNNMKIALDPHKASDADVVFVSHAHIDHMHSPKRGTQVLASNETAFLARERGFDLRETKRELDGFQLIDSGHILGSRGLLIDGDIFYTGDFITRPRAFLSKCHSVQCETLIIECTYGKDYFHFPPLDRIVDEVNKLISHLFSQGIPVVLMGYPLGKAQILSYLFSSWDPIYVHESVQKMNHACIRMGVNLRDFISYQKALERDLLRKKPWILISPMYNRWIMRWLKKNYNAVNIAFSGWSITPRYKYSMSYDYAFPLSDHCDFDELVKFIEKCKPTKIYTVHGFSSEFAAYLTRIGYDASPI; this is encoded by the coding sequence TTGGGTAATAAAATTTCTATAAAGAGTAAAAACGGCATACTCATTGATTATAACAATATGAAGATAGCTTTAGATCCCCATAAGGCATCTGATGCAGATGTAGTGTTCGTATCCCACGCACATATCGACCATATGCATTCTCCGAAGAGAGGAACTCAAGTTTTAGCATCAAATGAGACTGCTTTTCTCGCAAGAGAGAGAGGGTTTGACCTTAGAGAAACGAAACGAGAATTAGATGGTTTTCAACTTATAGATTCTGGACACATTCTAGGTTCACGTGGATTATTAATCGATGGAGATATCTTTTATACTGGAGATTTTATTACGAGACCTCGAGCCTTTCTAAGTAAATGTCATAGTGTTCAATGTGAAACATTGATAATTGAATGCACTTATGGTAAAGACTACTTCCATTTCCCTCCTTTAGATAGAATAGTTGATGAAGTCAATAAGCTAATATCTCATCTTTTCTCACAAGGGATACCAGTTGTATTGATGGGCTACCCTTTAGGTAAAGCGCAGATTTTATCTTACCTTTTTTCAAGCTGGGATCCCATCTATGTACATGAATCTGTGCAAAAGATGAATCATGCTTGTATCAGAATGGGGGTAAATCTTCGTGATTTCATCTCTTACCAAAAAGCACTCGAAAGGGATCTATTAAGAAAGAAACCATGGATTTTGATTTCTCCTATGTACAATCGTTGGATTATGAGATGGTTAAAGAAAAATTATAATGCAGTCAATATAGCATTCAGTGGCTGGAGTATAACGCCCAGATACAAATACTCAATGTCGTACGATTACGCTTTCCCTCTAAGTGATCATTGTGATTTTGATGAACTGGTCAAATTCATCGAAAAATGTAAACCAACAAAAATTTATACGGTTCATGGTTTTTCTTCTGAGTTTGCGGCATATTTGACCAGGATCGGGTATGATGCGTCTCCTATTTGA
- a CDS encoding deoxyhypusine synthase, translated as MVKMKLSDLRAVQDIELNKPFSPSKIIDEMRKAGGFVGKNLAEGVEILVDMIKDESCKNFLSFPAAPVATGLRGILRDLVKLNLFDLIITTCGTLDHDLARTWGDYYEGSFDLDDKMLHEEGYHRLGNIIVPREVYGPMLEEKLQPFFNGLYKEGIRELSSVELSKRLGEYVNDKRSILYWAWKNGIPVVIPGLSDGAVGSQIWLFSQVHRDFKIDILKDEELLSEIIFDAKSTGALIIGGGISKHHVLWWNQFRGGLDYAVYITTAVEYDGSLSGAQTKEAISWGKVNTRARQVTIHGEATALLPLIVAGLIEKVDL; from the coding sequence ATGGTAAAGATGAAACTATCAGATCTGAGAGCTGTCCAAGATATTGAACTCAATAAGCCTTTTTCACCAAGTAAGATTATAGATGAGATGAGAAAAGCAGGAGGGTTTGTAGGTAAGAACCTAGCAGAGGGTGTTGAGATACTTGTTGATATGATTAAGGATGAATCATGTAAAAATTTTTTAAGTTTTCCCGCAGCCCCTGTAGCTACAGGATTAAGAGGCATCCTGAGAGACCTTGTAAAGTTGAACTTATTCGATCTTATAATAACAACTTGTGGAACATTGGATCATGATCTTGCACGCACATGGGGTGATTACTACGAAGGAAGTTTTGATCTAGATGATAAAATGTTACATGAAGAAGGTTATCATAGACTCGGTAATATTATCGTTCCTCGTGAAGTTTATGGACCGATGTTAGAGGAAAAGCTTCAACCATTCTTCAATGGATTGTATAAGGAAGGAATAAGGGAGTTGTCATCAGTAGAACTCAGCAAGAGACTCGGAGAATATGTGAACGATAAACGTTCCATCCTTTATTGGGCATGGAAAAACGGTATACCTGTTGTCATACCAGGATTGTCTGATGGTGCAGTTGGAAGTCAGATTTGGCTTTTTTCACAGGTTCATAGAGACTTCAAGATAGATATTCTAAAAGATGAAGAACTTCTTTCTGAAATTATATTCGATGCAAAGTCAACTGGAGCCTTGATAATAGGTGGAGGCATATCAAAACATCATGTACTATGGTGGAATCAATTCAGAGGAGGACTCGATTATGCAGTTTACATTACCACTGCTGTCGAATACGATGGTAGCCTAAGTGGTGCTCAGACTAAGGAAGCAATTTCATGGGGCAAGGTAAATACGAGAGCTAGACAAGTTACGATACACGGAGAGGCAACAGCATTGCTTCCTTTGATCGTGGCTGGTCTTATCGAGAAGGTTGATCTCTAG